In Nocardioides sp. InS609-2, a single genomic region encodes these proteins:
- a CDS encoding metal-sensitive transcriptional regulator: protein MSSNETAAHHQHGYIHAKDDYLKRLRRIEGQARGLQRMVEEEQYCIDILTQVSAMTKALQSVALGLLDEHMAHCVVDAAREGGSEAEIKLKEASDAIARLVRS from the coding sequence ATGAGCAGCAACGAGACCGCCGCGCACCACCAGCACGGCTACATCCACGCGAAGGACGACTACCTCAAGCGGCTGCGCCGCATCGAGGGTCAGGCGCGTGGCCTGCAACGGATGGTCGAGGAGGAGCAGTACTGCATCGACATCCTCACGCAGGTCTCGGCGATGACGAAGGCGTTGCAGTCGGTCGCCCTGGGCCTGCTCGACGAGCACATGGCCCACTGCGTGGTCGATGCCGCCCGAGAAGGCGGCTCCGAGGCCGAGATCAAGCTCAAGGAAGCCTCCGACGCCATCGCCCGGCTCGTCCGGTCCTGA
- a CDS encoding cation transporter has translation MSETRTYAVTGMTCGHCVASVTEEVQEIPGVEKVDIVLDTGAVTVTSSQTLDDAAVKAAVEEAGYQLA, from the coding sequence ATGAGCGAGACCCGTACCTACGCCGTCACCGGCATGACGTGCGGCCACTGCGTCGCCTCGGTCACCGAGGAGGTCCAGGAGATCCCCGGCGTCGAGAAGGTCGACATCGTCCTCGACACCGGTGCCGTGACCGTCACCAGCAGCCAGACTCTCGACGACGCAGCCGTCAAGGCAGCCGTCGAAGAGGCCGGATACCAGCTCGCATGA